A genomic segment from Pseudoxanthomonas sp. CF385 encodes:
- the rplF gene encoding 50S ribosomal protein L6 codes for MSRVAKKPINLPKGVELNVQGETLNVKGPKGTLSIAKPAGVDVNVDNGVANLSPATPADDALTGTIRAILANMVKGVSEGFERKLELVGVGYRAAMQGKDLNLSLGFSHPILFKTPEGITIATPTQTEILVQGADKQRVGEVAAKIRGFRPPEPYKGKGVKYSDETIIRKEAKKA; via the coding sequence ATGTCCCGCGTAGCCAAGAAGCCGATCAATCTCCCGAAGGGCGTCGAACTGAACGTCCAGGGCGAGACCCTCAACGTCAAGGGCCCGAAGGGCACCCTGTCCATCGCCAAGCCGGCCGGCGTCGACGTCAATGTCGACAACGGCGTTGCGAACCTGTCGCCGGCGACGCCGGCCGACGACGCCCTCACCGGCACCATCCGCGCGATCCTGGCCAACATGGTCAAGGGCGTGTCGGAAGGCTTCGAGCGCAAGCTCGAGCTGGTGGGCGTGGGTTACCGCGCCGCGATGCAGGGCAAGGACCTGAACCTGTCGCTGGGTTTCTCGCATCCGATCCTGTTCAAGACGCCGGAAGGCATCACCATCGCCACCCCGACCCAGACCGAAATCCTGGTCCAGGGTGCCGACAAGCAGCGCGTTGGCGAAGTCGCCGCCAAGATCCGCGGTTTCCGTCCGCCGGAGCCCTATAAGGGCAAGGGCGTGAAGTACTCCGACGAAACCATCATCCGCAAGGAAGCGAAGAAGGCCTAA
- the rplR gene encoding 50S ribosomal protein L18 has protein sequence MSIKNTARLRRAKSTRAHIRELGVPRLSVLRTGQHIYAQLFTADGAKVIASANTLQADVKDGLKNGKNSDAAARVGTLIAERAKAAGIEKVAFDRSGYRYHGRIKALADAAREGGLQF, from the coding sequence ATGAGCATCAAGAACACCGCCCGCCTGCGCCGCGCCAAGTCGACCCGCGCGCACATCCGAGAGCTCGGCGTGCCGCGCCTGTCGGTGCTGCGTACCGGCCAGCACATCTATGCCCAGCTGTTCACCGCGGACGGCGCCAAGGTCATCGCTTCGGCGAACACCCTGCAGGCCGACGTGAAGGATGGCCTGAAGAACGGCAAGAACAGCGACGCCGCCGCACGCGTCGGCACGCTCATCGCCGAGCGCGCCAAGGCCGCGGGCATCGAGAAGGTCGCTTTCGACCGCTCGGGCTACCGCTACCACGGCCGCATCAAGGCGCTGGCCGACGCCGCCCGCGAGGGTGGCCTGCAGTTCTAA
- the rpsE gene encoding 30S ribosomal protein S5 — protein MAEERQPRGRDRDRNREEKVDDGMIEKLVAVNRVSKTVKGGRQFTFTALTVVGDGNGKIGFGYGKAREVPVAIQKSMEYARKGMLNVDLNNGTLWHPVKAGHGAARVFMQPASEGTGVIAGGAMRAVLEAVGVKNVLAKAVGSRNPINLVRATLKGLSDMQSPTRIAAKRGKKVEELLNG, from the coding sequence ATGGCAGAAGAACGTCAGCCGCGGGGTCGCGATCGCGACCGCAACCGCGAAGAGAAAGTCGACGACGGCATGATCGAGAAGCTGGTCGCGGTCAACCGCGTCAGCAAGACCGTCAAGGGTGGTCGCCAGTTCACCTTCACCGCACTGACGGTGGTGGGCGACGGCAACGGCAAGATCGGTTTCGGTTACGGCAAGGCGCGCGAAGTGCCGGTCGCCATCCAGAAGTCGATGGAGTACGCCCGCAAGGGCATGCTGAACGTCGACCTGAACAACGGCACCCTGTGGCACCCGGTCAAGGCCGGCCACGGCGCGGCGCGCGTGTTCATGCAGCCCGCCTCGGAAGGTACGGGCGTCATCGCCGGCGGTGCCATGCGCGCCGTGCTGGAAGCGGTGGGCGTGAAGAACGTGCTGGCCAAGGCCGTCGGTTCGCGCAACCCGATCAACCTGGTCCGCGCCACGCTGAAGGGCCTGAGCGACATGCAGTCGCCGACCCGCATCGCAGCCAAGCGCGGCAAGAAGGTGGAGGAACTCCTCAATGGCTAA
- the rpmD gene encoding 50S ribosomal protein L30 has protein sequence MANESNKTVKVRLVRGLRGSQSRHRLSVKALGLNKLNDVRELKDSPQVRGLIAKVHYLVKVEE, from the coding sequence ATGGCTAACGAGTCCAACAAGACCGTCAAGGTGCGCCTGGTGCGCGGCCTGCGTGGTTCCCAGTCGCGTCACCGCCTGTCGGTGAAGGCGCTGGGCCTGAACAAGCTCAACGATGTGCGTGAACTGAAGGACAGCCCGCAGGTGCGCGGTCTGATCGCCAAGGTCCACTACCTCGTCAAGGTCGAGGAGTAA
- the rplO gene encoding 50S ribosomal protein L15 — MNMRLNTLKPAEGARTERTRVGRGIGSGLGKTAGRGHKGSFARAGKGKIKAKFEGGQMPLIKRLPKVGFRSKLKLDCAEVLSYQLEKLEAGEIDFAALRAAKLVPSTAKRAKIVKKGELTKKFVLKGVAATAGAKAAIEAAGGSVQE, encoded by the coding sequence ATCAACATGCGTCTCAACACACTGAAGCCCGCCGAGGGCGCCCGCACCGAACGCACCCGCGTCGGCCGCGGCATCGGTTCCGGCCTGGGCAAGACCGCCGGTCGTGGCCACAAGGGTTCGTTCGCGCGCGCCGGCAAGGGCAAGATCAAGGCGAAGTTCGAAGGCGGCCAGATGCCGCTGATCAAGCGTCTGCCGAAGGTCGGCTTCCGCTCCAAGCTGAAGCTGGATTGCGCCGAAGTGCTGTCGTACCAGCTGGAGAAGCTGGAAGCCGGCGAGATCGACTTCGCCGCGCTGCGTGCCGCCAAGCTGGTGCCGAGCACCGCCAAGCGCGCCAAGATCGTCAAGAAGGGCGAACTCACCAAGAAGTTCGTGCTGAAGGGCGTGGCCGCCACGGCCGGTGCCAAGGCTGCCATCGAGGCTGCCGGCGGCAGCGTGCAGGAGTAA
- the secY gene encoding preprotein translocase subunit SecY: protein MAQGNAASALAGAGKFTELRQRLLFVLGALIVYRIGCFVPVPGVNPDAMLAMMQAQGGGIVDMFNMFSGGALHRFSIFALNVMPYISASIVMQLGVHIFPSLKALQKEGESGRRKITQYSRIGAVMLAVVQGGSIATALQNQVAPGGMPVVYAPGMGFVLTAVVALTAGTIFLMWLGEQVTERGIGNGVSLIIFAGIVAGLPGAVIQTVGAFRDGTLSFISLLVIALVVLGFTFLVVFVERGQRRITVNYARRQGGRNAYMNQTSFLPLKLNMAGVIPPIFASSILAFPATLAMWSGQGSGASTWLQRISNALAPGEPLHMIVFAAMIIGFAFFYTALVFNSQETAENLKKSGALIPGIRPGKATADYVDGVLTRLTAIGSLYLVAVCLLPEVMRTQLGTSFYFGGTSLLIVVVVVMDFIAQIQAHLMSHQYESLLKKANLKGGSRGGLAPRG from the coding sequence ATGGCGCAGGGTAATGCCGCCAGTGCGCTGGCAGGCGCAGGCAAGTTCACCGAACTCCGCCAGCGCCTGCTGTTCGTGCTGGGCGCGCTGATCGTCTACCGGATCGGCTGTTTCGTGCCGGTGCCGGGCGTCAATCCCGATGCCATGCTTGCGATGATGCAGGCGCAGGGCGGCGGCATCGTGGACATGTTCAACATGTTCTCGGGCGGCGCCCTGCACCGTTTCAGCATCTTCGCGCTCAACGTCATGCCCTACATCTCGGCTTCGATCGTGATGCAGTTGGGCGTGCACATCTTCCCCAGCCTGAAAGCGCTGCAGAAGGAAGGCGAATCCGGTCGTCGCAAGATCACCCAGTACTCGCGCATCGGCGCCGTGATGCTGGCGGTCGTGCAGGGCGGCAGCATCGCCACCGCGCTGCAGAACCAGGTCGCCCCGGGTGGCATGCCGGTGGTGTACGCGCCGGGCATGGGCTTCGTGCTGACCGCGGTCGTCGCGCTGACCGCAGGCACCATCTTCCTGATGTGGCTGGGCGAGCAGGTGACGGAGCGCGGCATCGGCAACGGCGTCTCGCTGATCATCTTCGCCGGTATCGTGGCGGGCCTGCCGGGTGCGGTCATCCAGACCGTCGGCGCATTCCGCGACGGCACGCTGAGCTTCATCTCGCTGCTGGTGATCGCGCTGGTGGTACTTGGCTTCACGTTCCTGGTCGTGTTCGTCGAACGCGGACAGCGTCGTATCACGGTGAACTACGCACGCCGCCAGGGTGGCCGCAACGCGTATATGAACCAGACGTCGTTCCTGCCGCTGAAGCTCAACATGGCCGGCGTGATCCCGCCGATCTTCGCCTCCAGCATCCTGGCCTTCCCGGCCACGCTGGCGATGTGGTCCGGCCAGGGCAGTGGCGCCAGCACGTGGCTGCAGCGCATCTCCAATGCGCTGGCTCCGGGCGAGCCGCTGCACATGATCGTGTTCGCCGCGATGATCATCGGTTTCGCGTTCTTCTACACCGCCCTGGTATTCAACTCCCAGGAAACGGCGGAGAACCTGAAGAAGTCCGGCGCGCTGATCCCTGGCATCCGTCCCGGCAAGGCCACGGCCGACTATGTGGACGGCGTGCTGACCCGCCTGACGGCGATCGGTTCGCTGTACCTGGTGGCGGTCTGCCTGTTGCCGGAAGTGATGCGCACGCAGCTGGGCACCTCGTTCTACTTCGGCGGCACGTCGCTGTTGATCGTGGTGGTGGTGGTGATGGACTTCATCGCGCAGATCCAGGCGCACCTGATGTCCCACCAGTACGAGAGCCTGCTGAAGAAGGCCAATCTGAAAGGTGGTTCGCGGGGCGGTCTTGCCCCCCGTGGCTGA
- the rpsM gene encoding 30S ribosomal protein S13 has protein sequence MARIAGVNLPAQKHVWVGLQSIFGIGRTRSKKVCEAAGVASTTKIRDLSEPEVERLRAEVGKYVVEGDLRREVGIAIKRLMDLGCYRGLRHRRGLPLRGQRTRTNARTRKGPRKAIKK, from the coding sequence ATGGCGCGTATTGCAGGTGTCAACCTGCCTGCCCAGAAGCATGTCTGGGTCGGTTTGCAAAGCATTTTCGGCATTGGCCGTACCCGTTCCAAGAAGGTCTGCGAAGCCGCTGGCGTCGCCTCGACCACCAAGATCCGCGACCTGTCGGAGCCGGAAGTCGAGCGCCTGCGCGCCGAAGTCGGCAAGTACGTGGTCGAAGGCGACCTGCGTCGTGAAGTCGGCATCGCCATCAAGCGACTGATGGACCTGGGCTGCTACCGCGGCCTGCGCCACCGTCGCGGCCTGCCGCTGCGTGGCCAGCGCACCCGTACCAACGCCCGTACCCGCAAGGGTCCGCGCAAAGCCATCAAGAAGTAA
- the rpsK gene encoding 30S ribosomal protein S11, giving the protein MAKPAAAKVKKKIKRVITDGVAHVHASFNNTIVTITDRQGNALSWATSGGAGFRGSRKSTPFAAQVAAEKAGRAALDYGVKSLEVRIKGPGPGRESAVRSLNNVGYKITNIIDVTPIPHNGCRPPKKRRV; this is encoded by the coding sequence ATGGCCAAGCCAGCTGCTGCCAAAGTCAAGAAGAAGATCAAGCGCGTCATCACCGACGGCGTCGCCCACGTCCACGCTTCTTTCAACAACACCATCGTCACCATCACCGACCGCCAGGGCAATGCGCTTTCCTGGGCGACCTCGGGCGGTGCCGGTTTCCGCGGTTCCCGCAAGTCCACGCCGTTCGCGGCCCAGGTCGCCGCCGAGAAGGCCGGTCGTGCCGCTCTGGACTACGGCGTGAAGTCGCTGGAAGTCCGCATCAAGGGCCCGGGTCCGGGCCGTGAGTCGGCCGTGCGTTCGTTGAACAACGTGGGCTACAAGATCACCAACATCATCGACGTGACGCCGATCCCGCACAACGGGTGCCGTCCGCCGAAAAAGCGTCGCGTCTAA
- the rpsD gene encoding 30S ribosomal protein S4 translates to MARYIGPTCKLARREGADLSLKSPARALDSKCKLEQKPGQHGATARKGKLSDYATQLREKQKVKRIYGLLERQFRNYYKKASTKKGNTGENLLQLLETRLDNVIYRMGFAVTRPAARQLVSHRGVLVNGKPVNLPSYQIKAGDAIALSEKAQKQLRVQESLTVAEQLDLNPSWVEVDAKKFSGVFKAVPARSDLPADINEALIVELYSK, encoded by the coding sequence ATGGCTCGTTATATCGGTCCTACCTGTAAGCTCGCGCGCCGCGAAGGCGCCGACCTGTCGCTCAAGAGCCCGGCCCGTGCGCTGGACTCCAAGTGCAAGCTGGAGCAGAAGCCCGGCCAGCACGGCGCCACCGCCCGCAAGGGCAAGCTGTCCGACTACGCCACCCAGCTGCGCGAGAAGCAGAAGGTCAAGCGTATCTACGGCCTGCTGGAGCGCCAGTTCCGCAACTACTACAAGAAGGCCTCGACCAAGAAGGGCAACACCGGCGAGAACCTGCTGCAGCTGCTGGAAACCCGCCTGGACAATGTCATCTACCGCATGGGCTTCGCCGTGACCCGTCCGGCCGCCCGCCAGCTGGTCTCGCACCGTGGCGTGCTGGTCAACGGCAAGCCGGTCAACCTGCCTTCGTACCAGATCAAGGCCGGTGACGCGATCGCGCTGTCGGAGAAGGCCCAGAAGCAGCTCCGCGTGCAGGAGTCGCTGACGGTCGCCGAGCAGCTCGACCTGAACCCGTCGTGGGTCGAAGTCGATGCGAAGAAGTTCAGCGGCGTGTTCAAGGCGGTTCCGGCGCGTTCGGACCTGCCCGCCGACATCAACGAAGCGCTGATCGTCGAGTTGTACTCGAAGTAA